GGCCGCCACCTCCATGCAGGCCAGTATGCCTCCGCAAACCGTCGGGTCCGGCTGGAGGACGTCCGCGGCGCGATGATGCACCACGTTCCTGAATCCGGCCAGGGAGAAGACGCGCTCGCCGACCGCGATGCGGACCGGCGATTCGGCCCGGAGCTCGGCGAGCGCCTCGATCATGTACTGGGGAAGGGGTTCCTCGTAGAAGCTCACGTCGTACGGTTCCATCTTCCGCGCCAGGCGGATCGCCTCGCGGAGCGTGTACGTCCAGTAGCCGTCCGCCATCAGAAGGCAGTCATCGCCGATGACGCGCCTGGTCCGGGCGATCAACTCGACATCCCGATCCGGGTCGTTGCCCAGCCGCACCTTGATGGCTTTGATCCCGACCTCGAGGACATCATCGAAGTACGTCTCGTGCCAGCCGAGGTCCACCTCGAACGAAGTCGTCCCCGTGGCGTACAGAGGCAAGCTGCCCACGCCGGCGCCGAGTATGGCCGCCAGGGAGACACCGTGCTCCTGGCCGAAGATGTCCCACAATGCGATCTCGATGGCGCCGATGACCTGCGCCGAGACGCCGTCCCAACCAAGGTAGCCGTCCAGCCACAGGTGCATCTCGGCCAAGCGGGCCCTGATGGCCAGCGGGTTCTTGCCGACCAGCACGTCGGCGAGGACATCATTGACGATGGTCTCCACGACCGTGGGGTACGAATGCCCGTAGGACGAGCTCGCCTCGCCCCATCCCACGTGCCCGGCGTCGGTGTCGATCTTGACCAGCGAGAAGCTGCGATGCATCTCCGGGTC
The sequence above is a segment of the bacterium genome. Coding sequences within it:
- a CDS encoding mandelate racemase/muconate lactonizing enzyme family protein, producing MKITRITAFSAGYMKVDPEMHRSFSLVKIDTDAGHVGWGEASSSYGHSYPTVVETIVNDVLADVLVGKNPLAIRARLAEMHLWLDGYLGWDGVSAQVIGAIEIALWDIFGQEHGVSLAAILGAGVGSLPLYATGTTSFEVDLGWHETYFDDVLEVGIKAIKVRLGNDPDRDVELIARTRRVIGDDCLLMADGYWTYTLREAIRLARKMEPYDVSFYEEPLPQYMIEALAELRAESPVRIAVGERVFSLAGFRNVVHHRAADVLQPDPTVCGGILACMEVAALAKAHDLAVVPHIGGLTAVGVAAGLHLAAAIEPEVLEYDPDPYQPLRDDLLVDPIFGMDRVENGRMAVPTGPGLGIEIDETVLAAYPYQRGKLYQELYPEHGAGRL